The following proteins are encoded in a genomic region of Actinomadura sp. NAK00032:
- a CDS encoding RNA polymerase sigma factor SigF, translated as MPDRARARALFERLTELPEGDPERQRIRDQLVELHLPLVEYLARRFRNRGEWLDDLIQVATIGLIKSIDRFDLERGVEFSTYATPTIVGEIKRHFRDKGWAVRVPRRLQELKLSLTKAISDLAQREGRAPTVSELAAHLQMSEEEVLEGLESANAYSTVSLDAPDSGDEDAPAVADSLGMVDESLEGVEYRESLKPLLEKLPAREKKILLLRFFGNMTQSQIAAELGISQMHVSRLLARTLAQLREGLTADE; from the coding sequence GTGCCCGACCGCGCGCGGGCCCGCGCGCTGTTCGAACGCCTCACCGAGCTTCCGGAGGGCGACCCCGAGCGCCAGCGCATCCGCGACCAGCTCGTGGAGCTGCACCTGCCGCTGGTGGAGTACCTCGCCCGCCGCTTCCGCAACCGCGGCGAGTGGCTGGACGACCTGATCCAGGTCGCCACCATCGGCCTGATCAAGTCGATCGACCGGTTCGACCTGGAGCGCGGTGTGGAGTTCTCCACCTACGCCACGCCCACGATCGTCGGCGAGATCAAGCGCCATTTCCGCGACAAGGGCTGGGCGGTACGCGTCCCGCGCCGGCTGCAGGAGCTGAAGCTGTCGCTGACCAAGGCGATCAGCGACCTCGCGCAGCGCGAGGGCCGCGCGCCCACGGTGAGCGAGCTGGCCGCGCACCTGCAGATGAGCGAGGAGGAGGTGCTGGAGGGCCTGGAGTCGGCGAACGCCTACTCCACCGTGTCCCTGGACGCCCCCGACTCCGGCGACGAGGACGCCCCGGCGGTCGCCGACTCGCTCGGCATGGTCGACGAGTCGCTGGAGGGCGTGGAGTACCGCGAGTCCCTCAAGCCGCTGCTGGAGAAGCTGCCCGCGCGCGAGAAGAAGATCCTGCTGCTGCGCTTCTTCGGCAACATGACGCAGTCGCAGATCGCCGCCGAGCTCGGCATCTCCCAGATGCACGTGTCCCGGCTGCTCGCCCGCACCCTCGCGCAGCTCCGCGAGGGCCTGACCGCCGACGAGTGA
- a CDS encoding diacylglycerol kinase family protein: protein MRAMLIANPKATSTSRRARGILMRAFTGDIDLVLAETGHRGHATELARQAAVEGYDVVIALGGDGTVNEAVNGLLADGPSPELPALAVLPSGSANVFARALGLPDDPVGATRAVLEALRAGRYRSVGLGTATPPDGPERYFTFCAGVGLDAEVIREVEARRASGVRALPSLYARTAARHFFSGTDRRRPALTLEQPGRPPKSGLFLTFICNTSPWTFLGRLPVNPAPRANFGRGLDLFGMRSLELGPTAAALAQMMTARTRPVQGRNVVNVHDAAELTVRAARPAAFQLDGEYLGELRSVTFRSVPKAIRVVI, encoded by the coding sequence GTGCGCGCCATGCTCATCGCCAACCCCAAGGCGACCTCCACCTCCCGGCGGGCCCGCGGCATCCTCATGCGGGCCTTCACCGGCGACATCGACCTCGTGCTCGCCGAGACGGGGCACCGCGGCCACGCGACCGAGCTGGCCCGGCAGGCCGCCGTCGAGGGCTACGACGTCGTGATCGCGCTCGGCGGCGACGGCACGGTGAACGAGGCGGTCAACGGCCTGCTCGCCGACGGCCCGTCCCCCGAGCTGCCGGCGCTGGCGGTGCTGCCGTCCGGGAGCGCGAACGTCTTCGCCCGCGCGCTCGGCCTGCCGGACGACCCGGTCGGCGCGACGCGGGCGGTGCTGGAGGCGCTGCGCGCGGGCCGGTACCGCTCGGTCGGGCTCGGCACGGCGACCCCGCCGGACGGCCCGGAGCGGTACTTCACGTTCTGCGCGGGCGTCGGGCTCGACGCCGAGGTGATCCGCGAGGTGGAGGCGCGCCGCGCGTCGGGGGTCCGCGCGCTGCCGTCGCTGTACGCGCGCACCGCCGCCCGGCATTTCTTCTCCGGCACGGATCGGCGGCGTCCCGCGCTCACATTGGAGCAGCCCGGACGGCCGCCGAAATCGGGGCTGTTCCTCACCTTCATCTGCAATACCTCGCCATGGACTTTCCTCGGCCGGCTGCCGGTGAATCCGGCTCCGCGGGCGAACTTCGGGCGCGGCCTGGACCTGTTCGGGATGCGTTCGCTGGAGCTCGGCCCGACGGCGGCGGCGCTCGCCCAGATGATGACCGCGCGGACCCGCCCGGTGCAGGGCCGCAACGTCGTGAACGTGCACGACGCGGCCGAGCTCACGGTGCGCGCGGCGCGCCCGGCGGCCTTCCAGCTGGACGGCGAGTACCTCGGCGAACTGCGGAGTGTGACCTTCCGCTCGGTTCCGAAGGCGATACGCGTCGTCATTTGA
- a CDS encoding anti-sigma factor, translating to MTEETAAMPASMKLSVRDVVTVKLPAASAYLSVLRTATAGLAARLDFTLDEIEDLRIAVDEACAMLLAQALPGTDLTCEFELTGDAMRISVSVLTVDGEEPSRDTFAWTVLSSLAGEVDAAVGSDDRVTVTLQKRRGAAGAP from the coding sequence GTGACCGAGGAAACCGCTGCAATGCCGGCCAGTATGAAGTTGTCCGTCCGCGACGTGGTGACGGTGAAGCTGCCGGCCGCGAGCGCGTACCTGTCCGTGCTGCGGACGGCGACCGCGGGGCTCGCGGCCAGGCTCGACTTCACGCTGGACGAAATAGAGGACCTGCGCATCGCCGTCGACGAGGCGTGCGCGATGCTGCTCGCCCAGGCCCTGCCCGGGACCGACCTGACCTGCGAGTTCGAGCTGACCGGGGACGCCATGCGCATCTCCGTGTCGGTGCTCACGGTGGACGGCGAGGAACCGAGCCGCGACACCTTCGCCTGGACGGTGCTGTCGTCCCTGGCGGGCGAGGTCGACGCGGCGGTGGGCTCTGACGACCGGGTCACCGTGACGCTGCAGAAGCGGCGCGGTGCGGCGGGGGCCCCGTGA
- a CDS encoding WhiB family transcriptional regulator produces the protein MDWRHRAACRDVDPELFFPIGNTGPAILQIEEAKQVCRRCDVSDACLRWALESGQDSGVWGGMGEDERRALKRRASRARARANIGL, from the coding sequence ATGGACTGGCGCCACCGAGCAGCCTGCCGTGACGTGGACCCCGAGCTGTTCTTCCCGATCGGCAACACCGGGCCCGCGATCCTGCAGATCGAAGAGGCCAAGCAGGTGTGCCGGCGTTGCGACGTGAGCGACGCGTGCCTGCGCTGGGCGCTGGAGTCCGGCCAGGACTCCGGCGTATGGGGCGGCATGGGCGAGGACGAGCGCCGCGCCCTCAAGCGCCGCGCCTCCCGCGCCCGGGCCCGCGCGAACATCGGCCTCTAG